In a genomic window of Octadecabacter temperatus:
- the queA gene encoding tRNA preQ1(34) S-adenosylmethionine ribosyltransferase-isomerase QueA, with amino-acid sequence MKLSEFDFDLPEHLIAVRPAVPRSSAKMLVAEGMQTRDMAVTDLVSVLRAGDHLVLNDTKVIPARLFGERSRVSEHGSGIAKIEVTLLEPQASGTWAALIKPLRKVRDGETIVFSPRLSATLTARDDGMGYLEFNLSGDDFDAALNEAGAMPLPPYIAAKRAADEQDKDDYQTVWAANTGAVAAPTASLHFEQWLLDDLADLGVKFSYVTLHVGAGTFLPVKVDDVSEHVMHSEWGQVSAQTAAEVMETKAAGGRVIPVGTTACRLIETAGRSGVLEAWEGDTDIFITPGFEFQIADGLMTNFHLPKSTLMMLVSALMGQDRIREIYAHAITNDYRFFSYGDASILLPKG; translated from the coding sequence ATGAAGCTGAGTGAGTTTGACTTTGATCTGCCCGAACACCTGATTGCCGTGCGCCCAGCTGTGCCGCGCAGTTCGGCCAAGATGCTGGTGGCTGAGGGCATGCAAACCCGTGATATGGCGGTGACCGATTTGGTATCGGTGCTGCGGGCCGGCGACCACTTGGTGCTGAACGACACGAAGGTCATTCCGGCACGTTTGTTCGGTGAGAGATCGCGCGTAAGCGAGCACGGAAGCGGTATTGCTAAAATTGAAGTGACGCTGCTTGAGCCGCAAGCGAGTGGAACTTGGGCGGCTTTGATCAAGCCGCTACGCAAGGTGCGTGATGGGGAGACAATTGTTTTCTCGCCCCGTTTGTCCGCCACCCTTACGGCGCGTGACGATGGCATGGGGTATCTGGAATTTAACCTCAGTGGTGATGATTTCGATGCGGCGTTGAACGAGGCAGGCGCGATGCCGTTGCCGCCCTATATCGCCGCCAAACGCGCCGCGGATGAGCAGGACAAAGACGACTATCAAACAGTTTGGGCCGCCAACACAGGCGCGGTCGCGGCGCCAACGGCGTCGCTGCATTTTGAACAATGGCTACTTGATGATCTCGCAGATTTGGGCGTGAAATTCAGCTACGTCACGCTGCATGTCGGGGCTGGCACGTTTCTGCCCGTTAAAGTCGATGATGTGTCCGAGCACGTCATGCATTCCGAATGGGGGCAGGTGAGCGCGCAAACGGCGGCCGAAGTTATGGAGACCAAAGCCGCAGGCGGGCGCGTCATCCCTGTTGGCACCACCGCGTGCCGCTTGATTGAAACTGCGGGACGTTCCGGCGTTCTAGAGGCGTGGGAAGGGGACACAGATATCTTCATCACCCCGGGTTTCGAATTTCAGATAGCTGATGGTTTGATGACGAATTTTCATTTGCCAAAGTCCACGCTCATGATGCTGGTGAGCGCGTTGATGGGCCAAGATCGGATACGTGAAATCTACGCCCATGCGATTACGAACGACTACCGCTTTTTCAGCTATGGCGATGCGTCGATATTACTCCCTAAGGGATAG
- a CDS encoding DUF3971 domain-containing protein, with protein MPKEDNVEVDAETRRPRRLSVWWWLRALVLIIGAPLLMAVIAAVMLIGREVTAPSWIVRDVEERAADVLAGGSLGFGSMTFTVGQDLHPRLVLQNATLWDAEGGVLARVPRIEGLISPRGVLQGRVLAQEVQLHGAQISLRRAMDGTVALAFDQGAAAVGAADGFVGLLDQIDQVFEEGALEALEELRADGLIINYVDARARRSWVIDDGRIELDVNDGDLDLRADVALLSGRAYVTTASLSYESLRGSRSAEIGLSITDAAAPDIASQSPLLAWLGVLDAPISGAVRGQLDEGGELSTVSATLQIGEGELRPNSQTRPIPFESARTYLSYDPALEKLTFDVLEVDSALGSVNGSAQTYLREFQDGWPLALLGQVQLSEMTIAPEVIFDDPIDVARANLDFRLRLDPFTLDIGQAVIESGDVPVAMQGQVSALTDGWLVSLDANATEIATDQVIAFWPSNLGTKTRDWIEEFVRAGELLNTSVVFRARPGDETTFAMTSEFRDATVGFIRNVPPVENASGMLSIVDRRVALTLDEGHVNAPQGGRLDLAGSQMVIPRTGIPNPPARFDLDLVGGVTAAVAVLNLEPFNVLRNSDLPVSFAEGRATISASIDTPLGRGIRPDQRVWSANARVRNVRSSVLVPNQTLTASELRVQADVDSLVVSGPMQLGDVGGTATFSRALGAGSEGTARVEANVSIGPAFLREFNVNLPSGMVNGQAPAQIAIDLSNPNAASFRLTSDLRGMGLSLAGAGWSKARNAVGALTVVGQLGATPRIDQLSISAPGLQTTGTIRLASGGGLERAAFERVRLGGWLDAPVVLLGRGAGRPVQVQIAGGSLDLRSANFGGGGSGEGAPMDIALDRLVITDSIQLDNFRGTFTSPSGLQGEFQGDVNGTAPIRGTLVPIDGRSAVRIVSDDAGALFRATRLLRNAHGGSLQLTLIPAGAEGSYDGTLVGNSLRVRDAPALASLLDAISVVGLLTQLDGQGLLFTDVDAKFRLTPSQVIVTQSSATGPGLGISLDGIYSTAAQTMDFQGVVSPFYLLNGIGSILTRPGEGLIGFNFNLRGPVDNPQVLVNPLSALTPGMFREIFRRAPPTVDQ; from the coding sequence GTGCCTAAAGAAGATAACGTTGAAGTGGATGCGGAGACCCGTCGTCCGCGCCGGTTATCTGTGTGGTGGTGGCTGCGCGCCTTAGTGCTGATTATCGGGGCTCCGCTTCTTATGGCGGTGATCGCCGCGGTGATGCTGATTGGACGCGAGGTAACCGCGCCGTCATGGATTGTGCGCGATGTCGAGGAGCGTGCCGCGGACGTTTTGGCAGGTGGCTCTTTGGGCTTTGGTTCCATGACGTTCACCGTGGGCCAAGACCTGCATCCGCGTCTTGTGTTGCAGAACGCGACGCTTTGGGATGCCGAAGGGGGTGTTCTTGCACGGGTGCCTCGTATTGAAGGGCTGATTTCGCCGCGTGGCGTGTTGCAGGGGCGGGTTCTTGCACAAGAGGTCCAATTGCACGGCGCGCAGATTTCGTTGCGCCGCGCCATGGACGGCACTGTTGCCCTCGCGTTTGATCAAGGGGCCGCTGCGGTTGGGGCTGCGGACGGCTTCGTTGGGCTATTGGATCAGATCGATCAGGTGTTTGAGGAGGGCGCGCTAGAAGCGCTTGAGGAGCTGCGCGCCGATGGGCTGATTATCAACTACGTCGATGCGCGGGCAAGGCGGTCGTGGGTTATCGATGATGGACGTATTGAGCTTGATGTGAACGACGGCGACCTTGACCTGCGTGCGGACGTCGCGCTGTTGTCTGGTCGGGCTTATGTGACCACGGCTTCGTTAAGTTACGAGTCCTTACGCGGCAGCCGCTCGGCTGAAATCGGGCTCAGCATCACAGATGCGGCGGCCCCCGATATTGCCAGCCAATCGCCATTGCTGGCGTGGCTTGGTGTGCTGGATGCACCTATTTCAGGGGCCGTTCGCGGACAGTTGGATGAGGGCGGCGAGTTGTCGACTGTGTCTGCAACATTGCAGATCGGTGAGGGAGAGCTTCGACCGAACTCTCAAACACGGCCTATCCCGTTTGAGTCCGCGCGCACTTACCTTAGCTATGATCCTGCTTTGGAAAAGCTGACGTTTGATGTGTTGGAGGTCGACAGCGCACTCGGAAGCGTGAATGGTTCTGCGCAAACCTATCTGCGCGAATTTCAGGATGGTTGGCCCTTGGCCTTGCTAGGGCAGGTTCAGCTTTCCGAAATGACGATCGCGCCCGAAGTTATCTTTGATGATCCGATTGATGTAGCGCGGGCGAACTTGGATTTCCGCCTGCGGTTGGACCCGTTCACCCTCGATATCGGGCAAGCGGTGATTGAGAGCGGTGATGTTCCTGTTGCGATGCAAGGGCAGGTTTCTGCACTTACAGACGGGTGGTTGGTGTCGCTTGATGCCAACGCGACTGAAATTGCGACGGATCAGGTTATCGCGTTTTGGCCTTCAAATTTGGGTACAAAGACACGAGATTGGATCGAAGAATTTGTCCGAGCCGGCGAGCTACTGAACACTTCTGTCGTCTTTCGTGCGCGCCCCGGGGATGAGACGACGTTTGCGATGACGTCAGAGTTTCGGGACGCCACTGTCGGGTTCATCCGCAACGTGCCACCTGTCGAAAACGCAAGTGGGATGCTATCAATTGTCGATCGCCGCGTGGCGCTGACGCTGGATGAGGGCCATGTAAATGCGCCGCAGGGTGGGCGACTTGATCTGGCTGGCAGCCAAATGGTCATCCCGCGCACGGGCATCCCCAATCCGCCTGCGCGTTTTGATTTGGATCTGGTGGGCGGGGTCACAGCCGCGGTGGCGGTGCTGAACCTCGAACCATTTAACGTCCTGCGCAACTCTGACCTTCCTGTAAGTTTCGCAGAGGGACGTGCGACGATCAGCGCGTCAATTGATACCCCCTTAGGACGGGGCATTCGCCCTGATCAACGGGTTTGGTCCGCGAATGCACGGGTGCGCAATGTGCGATCAAGTGTCTTGGTGCCGAACCAAACGCTGACGGCGTCTGAGCTTCGGGTGCAGGCGGACGTGGATAGTTTGGTGGTGAGCGGGCCGATGCAATTGGGTGACGTTGGCGGGACCGCGACGTTCTCGCGTGCACTTGGGGCCGGATCGGAAGGGACCGCGCGTGTTGAAGCGAACGTGTCGATTGGCCCTGCGTTTCTGCGAGAGTTCAATGTTAATCTGCCGTCGGGAATGGTCAACGGACAGGCCCCAGCGCAAATCGCAATTGATTTAAGCAATCCAAATGCGGCGTCGTTCCGCCTGACGTCTGACTTGCGGGGAATGGGGCTGTCGCTTGCAGGGGCAGGTTGGTCCAAGGCCCGCAATGCAGTGGGGGCGCTTACGGTTGTTGGGCAGCTTGGTGCGACGCCACGCATTGATCAGTTGTCGATTTCCGCACCTGGCCTGCAAACCACTGGGACCATCCGCCTGGCGTCTGGTGGCGGGTTAGAACGTGCTGCATTTGAGCGCGTGCGCCTTGGGGGATGGCTTGATGCGCCTGTCGTGCTTTTGGGGCGTGGTGCTGGGCGGCCCGTGCAAGTTCAAATTGCTGGCGGGTCACTTGATCTAAGGTCTGCCAATTTTGGCGGGGGAGGCAGCGGCGAGGGGGCTCCGATGGACATTGCCTTGGACCGATTGGTGATTACCGACAGTATTCAGCTCGACAATTTTCGTGGAACGTTCACATCGCCCTCAGGCTTGCAGGGAGAGTTTCAGGGTGATGTGAATGGAACTGCACCCATTCGCGGAACGTTGGTGCCGATCGATGGGCGTTCTGCCGTGCGGATTGTCAGTGACGATGCTGGCGCGCTGTTTCGCGCGACGCGCCTTTTGCGCAATGCCCACGGTGGGAGCCTACAGTTAACGTTAATTCCAGCAGGCGCTGAGGGGAGCTATGATGGCACCTTGGTCGGGAACAGTTTGCGGGTGCGCGATGCACCTGCTTTGGCGTCCTTATTGGATGCGATTTCGGTGGTCGGTTTGCTGACGCAGTTGGATGGGCAAGGGTTGCTGTTTACGGATGTTGACGCGAAGTTCAGGCTGACACCGTCGCAAGTGATCGTGACCCAATCCAGTGCGACAGGGCCGGGTTTAGGAATATCGCTGGACGGTATTTATTCGACGGCAGCCCAAACAATGGACTTTCAAGGCGTCGTTTCGCCGTTTTATCTGCTTAATGGGATCGGATCGATCCTGACACGGCCCGGTGAAGGGCTGATTGGGTTTAATTTCAATCTACGTGGTCCCGTTGACAACCCGCAGGTTCTGGTCAATCCGCTGTCCGCACTGACGCCGGGAATGTTCCGTGAAATATTCCGCCGCGCGCCGCCAACTGTGGACCAATAG
- a CDS encoding peroxiredoxin, with protein MSELQIGDAAPAITLPRDGGETVTLSDVSGPLVLYFYPRDDTPGCTTEAIGFTAELAAFAQSGATIWGVSKDTVAKHEKFITKHDLKIALLSDADGDVCERYGVWGKKKMYGKVFMGIERATFLIADGKIARIWRKVKVPGHVDEVLEAVRGL; from the coding sequence ATGTCAGAACTTCAGATTGGCGACGCAGCCCCCGCGATCACCTTGCCCCGTGATGGTGGCGAAACGGTAACCCTGTCAGACGTATCAGGCCCATTGGTGCTGTATTTCTACCCTCGCGACGACACGCCCGGCTGCACAACTGAGGCAATTGGGTTTACCGCTGAACTTGCAGCTTTCGCACAAAGTGGCGCAACGATCTGGGGCGTCAGCAAAGATACCGTTGCCAAGCATGAAAAATTCATCACCAAGCACGACCTCAAGATCGCGCTTTTGTCGGACGCGGACGGTGACGTCTGCGAGCGTTACGGCGTTTGGGGCAAGAAGAAGATGTACGGCAAAGTCTTCATGGGTATCGAGCGCGCGACATTTCTAATCGCAGATGGCAAGATCGCCCGCATCTGGCGCAAAGTTAAAGTACCAGGTCATGTGGACGAGGTTTTGGAAGCCGTGCGCGGGTTATAA
- a CDS encoding universal stress protein yields MFEKIVVGFDGSEPSERALTLACDMADKYGSQIHLVYTPQPPTVAYAMGAIPGYQTAAIMPPVSEVKEANEKVMAQGASIVEGCGHTLTDTYIKTGEPGDVLVNYAEKCGADLIVLGRRGLGALGAIVQGSTSLRVNHIAKCATLSVV; encoded by the coding sequence ATGTTTGAGAAAATAGTCGTCGGCTTTGACGGATCGGAACCATCAGAACGCGCGCTAACGCTCGCTTGTGATATGGCGGATAAATATGGCTCGCAAATCCATCTCGTTTACACGCCGCAACCACCAACAGTCGCCTATGCGATGGGGGCAATACCTGGGTATCAAACGGCAGCGATCATGCCGCCAGTCAGCGAGGTGAAGGAAGCGAACGAGAAAGTCATGGCACAAGGCGCGTCTATTGTTGAAGGCTGTGGCCACACGCTGACAGATACCTATATCAAAACGGGCGAACCGGGGGATGTGTTGGTGAATTACGCTGAAAAATGCGGCGCTGATCTTATTGTGCTTGGTCGTCGCGGGCTTGGCGCATTGGGCGCGATTGTTCAAGGCAGCACGTCTTTGCGCGTCAATCACATCGCAAAATGTGCAACGTTGTCAGTGGTATAA
- a CDS encoding ferritin-like domain-containing protein has protein sequence MKTLAQMADDVLRTPDGRTKTAISREYAAVWKAARDAGETPEIGTASPPDMPARPAQPELLDPRDVPRRKPGTPEGRIAILHAVAHIELNAVDLHWDLIARFSDTPMPIGYYDDWVKAADEESKHFNLMCDCLEANGSHYGALAAHAGMWRAAEDTATDLMGRLAVVPMVLEARGLDVTPGMIKIFQQAKDRQAIDALNVIYAEEVHHVSYGSKWFHFLCGRENLDPTPVFHELVRKYFHTTLKPPFNEEKRAEAGIPPDFYWPLAEQSSR, from the coding sequence ATGAAAACGCTCGCACAAATGGCAGACGATGTTCTGCGCACACCCGATGGCCGCACCAAAACCGCAATCTCACGCGAATACGCCGCCGTTTGGAAAGCTGCACGTGACGCAGGTGAAACGCCCGAAATCGGAACCGCATCCCCGCCTGACATGCCAGCACGCCCCGCCCAACCGGAACTACTGGACCCACGCGACGTGCCGCGTCGCAAGCCGGGAACACCCGAAGGTCGCATCGCAATTTTACACGCCGTGGCCCACATCGAACTGAATGCGGTTGATCTACACTGGGACCTGATCGCGCGCTTTTCAGACACGCCTATGCCGATTGGATACTACGACGATTGGGTCAAAGCCGCCGACGAAGAATCTAAACATTTCAATCTGATGTGCGATTGTCTTGAAGCAAACGGGTCCCACTACGGCGCCTTGGCAGCCCACGCAGGTATGTGGCGCGCGGCCGAGGACACGGCAACCGATCTAATGGGCCGTTTGGCTGTTGTTCCAATGGTTCTTGAGGCACGCGGCCTTGATGTAACGCCCGGCATGATCAAGATTTTCCAGCAAGCGAAAGACAGACAAGCGATTGATGCGCTTAACGTGATTTACGCCGAAGAAGTTCACCACGTGTCCTACGGGTCCAAATGGTTTCACTTTCTATGTGGTCGCGAAAACCTAGATCCGACGCCGGTTTTTCATGAACTGGTGCGCAAATACTTCCACACAACGCTAAAACCTCCCTTCAACGAGGAAAAACGCGCCGAAGCAGGTATTCCGCCTGACTTTTATTGGCCGCTCGCCGAACAATCATCACGTTAA
- a CDS encoding M23 family metallopeptidase → MKARLIHKLHVALEKRFPEKRLFLRSDTETRFIRLKPETQLVAWTGSALIVSWTIIATAVLLMDSIGAGNFRAQAQRDQVTYEDRLNALSTERDIRANEAVAAQARFSSALEQISLMQSELLRSEDRRRELETGLEVVQSTLRRTMGEREDAQDQVAALEAAISGDGETPLGYAQAGQADGTVDLLATALADTAAERDQIASDAEFALSRASDMELELRLLQERNDQIFRQLEDAFTVSVEPLDNMFRAAGMNPDDVLAQVRRGYSGSGGPLTPLQFSTRGGGEDPDAARANGILGSMDRLNLYRIAAERIPFDMPVRSGFRFTSGFGMRWGRMHNGTDFAAPIGTPIYAPADGVVTFAGWSSGYGRLVKVQHAFGIETRYAHQSRMRVEVGQRLSRGDPIGDIGNSGRSTGPHLHYEIRVGGRPVNPMIYIRAGQDVF, encoded by the coding sequence GTGAAAGCTCGGTTGATACATAAACTACACGTCGCTTTGGAAAAGCGCTTCCCAGAGAAGCGTCTGTTTCTACGTTCCGACACTGAAACACGGTTTATCCGCCTCAAGCCTGAAACGCAGCTCGTTGCGTGGACAGGTAGCGCGCTTATCGTCAGCTGGACGATCATTGCGACAGCCGTTCTCCTTATGGACAGCATTGGCGCCGGAAACTTCCGCGCCCAAGCACAGCGCGACCAAGTCACCTATGAGGACCGCCTGAACGCCCTTTCTACAGAACGAGATATTCGCGCCAACGAAGCCGTTGCCGCCCAAGCACGTTTCTCCTCTGCTCTTGAACAGATTTCCCTGATGCAGTCCGAATTGCTGCGCTCAGAAGACCGCCGCCGCGAATTGGAAACCGGCCTCGAAGTCGTCCAATCCACGTTGCGCCGCACCATGGGCGAACGCGAAGACGCACAAGATCAGGTTGCCGCCTTAGAAGCCGCGATAAGCGGCGATGGCGAAACACCGCTTGGCTATGCGCAAGCAGGACAGGCTGATGGCACCGTTGATTTGCTGGCCACTGCATTGGCAGACACAGCTGCAGAACGCGACCAAATCGCAAGCGACGCGGAATTCGCGCTCAGCCGTGCATCCGACATGGAACTTGAATTGCGCCTCTTGCAGGAACGCAACGACCAGATTTTCCGCCAGCTTGAAGATGCGTTTACCGTTTCTGTTGAGCCGCTCGACAACATGTTCCGCGCCGCGGGCATGAATCCCGATGACGTCCTCGCGCAGGTACGTCGCGGCTATTCCGGCTCCGGTGGCCCACTGACACCACTTCAGTTTTCCACGCGTGGCGGCGGTGAAGACCCAGATGCGGCCCGTGCCAACGGGATTCTCGGCTCTATGGACCGTTTAAACCTTTATCGCATCGCGGCTGAACGTATTCCGTTCGATATGCCCGTACGTTCAGGTTTCCGTTTTACCTCTGGTTTCGGCATGCGCTGGGGTCGGATGCACAACGGAACAGACTTTGCAGCCCCAATCGGCACGCCAATCTACGCTCCGGCGGACGGTGTGGTAACCTTTGCGGGCTGGTCCTCAGGATATGGTCGTCTCGTCAAGGTACAGCATGCTTTCGGCATCGAGACACGATATGCGCACCAAAGCAGAATGCGCGTCGAAGTTGGACAAAGACTCTCGCGTGGCGACCCGATTGGTGATATTGGTAACTCTGGTCGTTCAACCGGACCACACCTGCACTATGAAATCCGCGTAGGCGGACGCCCCGTTAACCCAATGATTTACATAAGAGCTGGACAAGATGTTTTCTAA
- a CDS encoding bactofilin family protein, translated as MFSKSKINEPGNPATPATSDTAAAKPATPAPAPAASDFKSSAPKAKPPASQLSTDLHITGNLKTSGDIQIEGTVDGDIRAHLLTIGESATVNGECMADDVVVNGRIVGTVRGLKVRLTSTARVEGDIIHKTIAIESGAHFEGSVQRQDDPLGSGATKAAKAAAPKA; from the coding sequence ATGTTTTCTAAAAGCAAAATCAATGAGCCTGGCAACCCTGCCACACCCGCAACATCAGACACGGCTGCAGCTAAGCCTGCAACACCGGCCCCTGCCCCTGCTGCGAGCGATTTCAAATCCTCCGCACCAAAGGCAAAGCCACCGGCCAGCCAGCTGTCCACGGACCTGCATATCACAGGTAACCTGAAGACATCCGGCGATATCCAAATCGAAGGCACAGTAGACGGCGACATCCGTGCGCACCTGCTGACCATCGGGGAAAGCGCCACTGTAAACGGCGAATGCATGGCAGACGACGTTGTAGTCAACGGCCGCATTGTTGGCACAGTCCGCGGCCTTAAGGTTCGCCTGACATCCACCGCACGCGTTGAGGGTGACATCATCCACAAGACGATCGCGATTGAGTCTGGCGCCCACTTTGAAGGCTCCGTTCAGCGTCAGGATGATCCACTGGGGTCCGGTGCGACTAAGGCTGCGAAGGCTGCTGCGCCAAAAGCGTAA
- a CDS encoding DUF2189 domain-containing protein, with amino-acid sequence MSQAEHPTASPVPEIGTVTLVEVWVCLKAGLADFRAAPQFGLFFSAVYVVGGFVMLWLGAGHVSWTLATSLGFPLAAPFAAVGLYEVSRRLENGDALDWREVLGVVWKERTKQVPWIGAIILFYFLFWTFLAHMIFALFMGLSAMTNISTSWDVFFTSNGLTMIAVELGVGGVLAFLLFSLTVVSLPLVLDKEIDFVTAMLLSLSCVKANFRIMLVWAAIIAVMTFVALLPWFLGLVVVLPILGHATWHMYRRALYSPV; translated from the coding sequence ATGTCGCAAGCAGAACACCCAACCGCATCTCCGGTACCTGAAATTGGCACTGTGACCCTTGTTGAAGTGTGGGTCTGCCTGAAGGCGGGGCTCGCGGATTTTCGGGCCGCGCCCCAGTTTGGATTGTTCTTTTCCGCCGTTTACGTTGTTGGTGGGTTTGTAATGTTGTGGCTTGGGGCAGGACATGTGTCTTGGACATTGGCCACGTCATTAGGGTTTCCGTTGGCGGCGCCATTTGCGGCTGTTGGTCTGTATGAGGTTTCCCGCCGTTTAGAGAACGGGGATGCGTTGGATTGGCGCGAAGTTCTGGGGGTAGTTTGGAAGGAACGCACCAAGCAGGTGCCGTGGATCGGCGCGATAATCTTGTTTTACTTTTTGTTCTGGACGTTTCTGGCGCACATGATTTTTGCACTGTTCATGGGGCTGAGCGCGATGACCAACATCTCAACCTCGTGGGATGTGTTTTTTACATCAAACGGATTGACGATGATTGCCGTTGAGTTGGGTGTTGGCGGGGTGCTGGCGTTCTTACTATTCTCGCTGACCGTGGTGAGTTTGCCGTTGGTCTTGGACAAGGAGATCGATTTCGTCACGGCGATGTTGCTGAGCCTGTCCTGCGTGAAGGCGAACTTTCGCATCATGCTGGTTTGGGCTGCGATCATTGCGGTGATGACGTTCGTGGCGTTGCTACCTTGGTTTTTGGGGCTTGTTGTTGTGTTGCCAATATTGGGGCACGCAACATGGCACATGTACCGGCGCGCGCTTTACAGTCCTGTCTAG
- the prfB gene encoding peptide chain release factor 2, with product MRAEIQTIVTEIEKSLALLEQRMDWETAPHRLEEFDARVEDPNLWDDPDAAQKLMKDRQALVDAIANYEGIKQELSDQQEMIEMGEMEDDADVVTEAEDALKALKVTAAAKELEALLNGEADSNDTFLEINSGAGGTEACDWAAMLARMYVRWAERKGYKVELQSESAGEEVGIKSASYKISGHNAYGWLKSESGVHRLVRISPFDSAAKRHTSFTSVKVYPVVDDNIEIEVNPADIRVDTYRSSGAGGQHVNTTDSAVRITHAPTGIVTTSSEKSQHQNRDIAMKALKSRLYQMELDKRSALVNEVHENAGDAGWGNQIRSYVLQPYQMVKDLRTAHETSDTKGVLDGDLDAFMGATLAMDVSGKSRADANAED from the coding sequence ATGCGCGCTGAAATCCAAACGATCGTTACCGAAATCGAGAAAAGCCTGGCGTTGCTAGAGCAGCGGATGGACTGGGAAACCGCGCCCCATCGCCTTGAGGAATTTGATGCACGTGTTGAGGACCCCAACCTTTGGGATGATCCAGACGCAGCGCAAAAGCTGATGAAAGATCGCCAAGCGCTGGTGGATGCGATCGCGAATTATGAGGGCATCAAACAAGAACTGTCCGATCAGCAAGAGATGATCGAGATGGGCGAGATGGAAGATGATGCAGACGTCGTTACCGAGGCCGAAGATGCGCTTAAAGCGTTGAAGGTGACAGCAGCCGCGAAAGAGCTAGAGGCGCTGCTGAACGGCGAAGCGGATTCCAATGACACTTTCCTTGAGATCAACTCTGGCGCTGGCGGTACAGAGGCTTGTGATTGGGCCGCGATGCTGGCGCGCATGTATGTCCGCTGGGCTGAGCGCAAGGGCTACAAAGTTGAGCTGCAATCAGAGAGCGCGGGCGAAGAAGTTGGCATCAAGTCGGCGTCTTACAAGATTTCCGGCCACAATGCTTATGGTTGGTTGAAGTCTGAAAGCGGCGTACATCGTCTGGTGCGGATTTCGCCGTTTGATAGCGCCGCCAAACGGCACACGTCATTTACATCGGTGAAGGTCTATCCGGTGGTGGACGACAACATCGAGATTGAGGTTAATCCGGCTGATATTCGTGTCGACACCTACCGCTCGTCCGGTGCGGGTGGTCAGCACGTTAACACGACAGATTCCGCTGTACGAATTACGCACGCACCCACGGGTATTGTGACGACCTCATCAGAAAAATCCCAACACCAGAACCGCGACATTGCGATGAAGGCGTTGAAGTCTCGTTTGTATCAAATGGAGTTGGATAAGCGTTCGGCGCTGGTCAACGAGGTGCACGAGAACGCGGGTGATGCAGGTTGGGGCAATCAGATCCGGTCTTATGTTCTGCAGCCGTACCAGATGGTGAAAGATCTTCGGACTGCTCATGAAACGTCAGACACCAAAGGTGTTCTCGATGGCGATTTGGATGCATTCATGGGCGCGACTTTGGCGATGGACGTGAGCGGTAAAAGCCGCGCGGATGCCAACGCTGAGGACTAA